A single genomic interval of Alistipes provencensis harbors:
- a CDS encoding endonuclease/exonuclease/phosphatase family protein gives MKKILLTGLFASLIVVACFAQKPYKVVFYNFENLFDTINDPGVLDEEFTPEGPKKWNTAKYTKKLGNLERVLFDIAAEDKDFPVVIGVSEIENRSVMEDVIAQPKLTHGNYRIVHYDSPDARGVDVGFYYRPDVFKLEGSEAIPFKMPGMPNFKTRDFVTMWGTIENEPFFFLVSHWPSRLGGKEASDPKREAAARQVKHIVDSVTAANPATKVVVMGDLNDDATDASVVEGLSAKGKIKDVKEGDMFNPFIALLKAGYGTLAYRDAWNLFDNIVVSENLATGSTGELKIQPVGKSKFYGGIFRRPYMIQKEGQYKGYPLRTFVGNDFQGGFSDHFPVYIYIAK, from the coding sequence ATGAAGAAAATCCTTTTGACAGGACTGTTTGCCTCACTCATTGTGGTGGCATGCTTTGCGCAGAAGCCCTATAAAGTGGTCTTCTACAACTTCGAGAACCTGTTCGACACCATCAACGATCCGGGTGTGCTGGACGAGGAGTTCACGCCCGAAGGACCCAAGAAATGGAACACCGCCAAGTACACCAAAAAGCTCGGGAACCTCGAGCGCGTGCTGTTCGACATCGCCGCCGAGGACAAGGATTTCCCCGTCGTGATCGGCGTTTCGGAGATCGAGAACCGCTCGGTGATGGAGGATGTGATCGCCCAGCCGAAACTCACGCACGGCAACTACCGGATCGTGCATTACGACTCGCCCGATGCCCGCGGCGTGGATGTCGGTTTCTACTACCGTCCCGACGTTTTCAAGCTGGAGGGCAGCGAGGCCATTCCGTTCAAGATGCCCGGGATGCCGAACTTCAAGACGCGTGATTTCGTCACGATGTGGGGAACGATCGAGAACGAGCCGTTCTTCTTCCTCGTGAGCCACTGGCCCTCGCGTCTGGGCGGCAAGGAGGCTTCGGACCCCAAGCGTGAGGCTGCGGCCCGGCAGGTGAAGCATATCGTCGACTCGGTGACGGCGGCCAATCCGGCCACGAAAGTGGTTGTGATGGGTGACCTGAACGACGACGCCACGGACGCCAGCGTCGTGGAAGGGCTGAGCGCCAAGGGCAAGATCAAGGACGTCAAGGAGGGCGACATGTTCAACCCGTTCATCGCCCTGCTGAAAGCCGGTTACGGCACGCTGGCATACCGCGATGCGTGGAACCTGTTCGACAACATCGTCGTTTCGGAGAATCTGGCGACGGGCTCCACGGGCGAACTGAAGATCCAGCCCGTCGGCAAGTCGAAGTTCTACGGAGGCATTTTCCGCCGTCCCTACATGATCCAGAAGGAGGGCCAGTACAAGGGATATCCGCTGCGCACGTTCGTCGGCAACGACTTTCAGGGCGGTTTCAGCGACCACTTTCCGGTCTATATCTACATTGCCAAATAA
- a CDS encoding carboxypeptidase-like regulatory domain-containing protein produces MKLKVLLILMLAAVTFTSYAQDGGIRGKVVSRNGRVALSNVQVKIENLGLTVMTDKDGNFVIENLPKGDYTLSFATPEFEPLNLVVRVDQQNVKDLKSVIIVPTGPAGGVLDDAIFAEFDNDSSSSDTQALPSSLSSSKDLFNNIASYRFSEMRFNVRGYDSQYSDIYLNGIRFNDAMTGYGPWSLWSGLNDATRNQENYTGLEASDFGIGGIGGITNVNARASQMRKGFRVSVSNGNQMYRFRAMVSYGSGQLDNGWSYAFSVGTRQGGNGYVDGVYYNSYSYFASAEKLFGDNHRLGLTLMASPSERGAQQASTDEAYRLFGNNYYNPNVGYQAGKLRNSRVRNTHEPIVMLNYSWDMSENTRLNAATALRFGKNGYSALTWNGGSDPRGDYYRYMPLSDQTQIVPGITTDQTIYFYLQDAITAAGVWDGMLDFDDFFHKNQYIDTDPVLSKLMGNQYRSNYMIEERHTDQLDYNLAVNVQHNIRNNMRIVGGANLRINRTNYYSEVKDLLGGDYWYDIDKFAERDMASTEAYQNDLDYYWETGHARVARVGDKYGYYYRAHLLETNAWANYTWGIGGFSLGLAGSVGYSQMYREGMWRKGLFPNNSKGDSKKLDYLTYEGKLSLGYKFSGAHSLEANAVILQQAPKFATAFVSPRTRNTTTPGLKAEKVFGVDLTYNLNLPYVKARLSGYYTTIKDQSKVISFYDDTRSSFTNFAMSGIDKEHYGVELGLSVPVWQGLSVVGAVSWGEYTYTSNPNFVQTVDNMDRIVLKDKVNWDGFHVESSPQLALNIGLDYRGPRNWFAGVNFNYYDNLYLSMNPLYRTATATEYYTNQIVAEVSKPEPDVEVLAQAIASVKKIRNQEKFGGYYTLSANVGKNWYIHRNYMLGFSLEVKNILNDQDIRTGGYEQMRMSKVRGEGGDYIYGRFPSKYFYLFGTTYYLNVYFRF; encoded by the coding sequence ATGAAACTTAAAGTTCTACTTATTCTGATGCTCGCCGCCGTGACCTTCACGTCCTATGCGCAGGACGGAGGCATCCGCGGCAAGGTGGTCTCGCGCAACGGCCGCGTGGCACTGAGCAACGTACAGGTGAAGATCGAAAACCTGGGACTGACGGTCATGACCGACAAGGACGGTAATTTCGTTATCGAAAACCTCCCCAAGGGTGACTATACGCTGTCGTTCGCAACTCCCGAGTTCGAACCGCTCAATCTGGTGGTTCGCGTGGACCAGCAGAACGTGAAAGACCTCAAATCGGTCATCATCGTTCCGACGGGCCCCGCCGGCGGTGTGCTGGACGACGCGATCTTCGCCGAGTTCGACAACGACTCCTCTTCGTCGGACACGCAGGCGCTGCCCTCGTCGCTCTCGTCGTCGAAGGACCTCTTCAACAACATCGCGTCGTACCGCTTCAGCGAGATGCGTTTCAACGTCCGCGGCTACGATTCGCAGTATTCGGACATCTACCTGAACGGCATCCGCTTCAACGATGCCATGACGGGCTACGGTCCTTGGTCGCTGTGGAGCGGTCTGAACGACGCTACGCGTAATCAGGAGAACTACACGGGCCTCGAGGCGTCGGATTTCGGCATCGGCGGTATCGGCGGCATCACCAACGTCAACGCCCGCGCCTCGCAGATGCGCAAGGGCTTCCGCGTGAGCGTGTCGAACGGCAACCAGATGTACCGTTTCCGCGCGATGGTCTCCTACGGTTCGGGACAGTTGGACAACGGTTGGTCGTATGCCTTCTCGGTGGGTACCCGTCAGGGCGGCAACGGCTATGTGGACGGCGTTTATTACAACTCCTATTCCTACTTCGCTTCGGCCGAGAAACTCTTCGGCGACAACCACCGTCTGGGGCTGACCCTGATGGCGTCGCCTTCGGAGCGCGGAGCCCAGCAGGCGTCGACCGACGAAGCTTATCGCCTGTTCGGTAACAACTACTACAACCCCAACGTGGGTTATCAGGCCGGCAAGCTCCGCAACTCGCGCGTGCGCAACACCCACGAGCCGATCGTGATGCTGAACTATTCGTGGGACATGTCGGAGAACACGCGCCTGAACGCTGCCACGGCGCTGCGTTTTGGTAAGAACGGCTATTCGGCCCTGACGTGGAACGGCGGTTCCGATCCCCGCGGCGACTACTACCGCTATATGCCGCTGTCGGACCAGACGCAGATCGTGCCGGGCATTACTACCGACCAGACGATCTATTTCTATTTGCAGGATGCCATCACGGCAGCCGGTGTGTGGGACGGTATGCTCGATTTCGATGATTTCTTCCACAAGAACCAATACATTGATACGGACCCCGTGCTGTCCAAACTGATGGGCAATCAATATCGTTCGAACTATATGATCGAGGAGCGCCACACCGACCAGTTGGACTACAATCTGGCAGTCAACGTGCAGCACAACATCCGCAACAACATGCGCATCGTCGGCGGCGCCAACCTGCGCATCAACCGGACGAATTACTATTCGGAGGTCAAGGATCTGCTGGGCGGCGACTACTGGTATGACATCGACAAGTTCGCCGAGCGCGACATGGCCAGCACGGAGGCTTACCAGAACGATCTGGATTATTACTGGGAGACGGGCCACGCCCGTGTTGCCCGTGTCGGCGACAAGTACGGCTACTACTACCGGGCGCACCTGCTCGAAACCAATGCATGGGCCAACTATACATGGGGCATCGGCGGTTTCTCGCTGGGTCTGGCCGGATCGGTCGGCTATTCGCAGATGTACCGCGAGGGTATGTGGCGCAAGGGCCTGTTCCCCAACAACTCGAAGGGCGACTCGAAGAAGCTCGACTACCTGACCTACGAAGGCAAACTCTCGCTGGGCTACAAATTCTCGGGCGCGCACTCGCTGGAGGCCAACGCAGTCATCCTGCAGCAGGCTCCCAAGTTCGCAACGGCATTCGTATCGCCGCGCACGCGCAATACGACCACTCCGGGGCTGAAGGCCGAGAAGGTATTCGGCGTGGACCTCACCTATAACCTCAACCTGCCTTACGTCAAGGCGCGTCTGTCGGGATACTATACGACGATCAAGGACCAGTCGAAGGTCATCTCGTTCTACGACGATACCCGCAGTTCGTTCACCAACTTCGCCATGAGCGGCATCGACAAGGAGCACTACGGCGTGGAATTGGGCCTTTCGGTTCCGGTATGGCAGGGCCTGTCGGTCGTCGGTGCGGTAAGCTGGGGCGAGTACACCTACACGTCGAACCCCAACTTCGTGCAGACGGTGGACAACATGGACCGGATCGTGCTGAAAGATAAGGTCAACTGGGACGGCTTCCATGTGGAGAGCTCGCCGCAACTGGCCCTCAACATCGGTCTCGACTACCGCGGACCGCGCAACTGGTTCGCAGGCGTGAACTTCAACTACTACGACAACCTCTACCTCTCGATGAACCCGCTGTACCGCACGGCCACGGCCACGGAGTACTACACCAACCAGATCGTCGCCGAGGTTTCAAAGCCCGAACCGGATGTCGAAGTGCTGGCGCAGGCCATTGCGTCGGTGAAGAAGATCCGCAATCAGGAGAAGTTCGGCGGCTATTACACCCTCAGCGCCAATGTGGGCAAGAACTGGTATATCCACCGCAACTACATGCTGGGCTTCAGCCTCGAGGTGAAGAACATCCTCAACGATCAGGACATCCGCACCGGCGGTTACGAGCAGATGCGTATGAGCAAGGTGCGCGGCGAGGGCGGCGACTATATCTACGGCCGCTTCCCCTCGAAGTATTTCTACCTGTTCGGTACGACCTATTACCTGAATGTCTATTTCCGTTTCTAA